The Triticum aestivum cultivar Chinese Spring chromosome 7B, IWGSC CS RefSeq v2.1, whole genome shotgun sequence genome window below encodes:
- the LOC123161835 gene encoding exonuclease V, chloroplastic isoform X1, producing MRPELEVEIVSDEEMAIIEAALAAAAAARPLLSSAAVRGAATLSCAAFPPAGDIEDSAPPPRRSLLSRFRERRALSVTDITATEWCDKQMEFVLEHGKPERTEAMKAGSDRHAQLEQEVIERVDIAVRSAEESWAVKFMNFIIGSNQLLFNGMTRELPVIGVVEGSWMVGIIDELRMPMDGISFHPVLVDTKTRFKATIPSEAQKRNGRLQLMCYKYLWDNSISEKFPTENFFSYFDLNPNFLLSDDVKRYISSIGFNAQTFGDVLKYYKITCHTLSQSQEQLILRYELQEDHSLLEEYQFSYDAQWFKDQIQEAFNFWRGAREPKYVTEEEGWKCKFCKFAPSCPKMPSTSRC from the exons ATGCGCCCTGAGCTCGAGGTGGAGATCGTCAGCGACGAGGAGATGGCCATCAtagaggccgcgctcgccgccgccgccgcagcgcggcccctcctctcctccgccgccgtccgCGGCGCCGCCACCCTCTCCTGCGCGGCCTTCCCGCCCGCCGGCGACATCGAggactccgcgccgccgccgcggaggTCGCTGCTGTCCCGGTTCCGGGAGCGCCGGGCCCTCTCCGTCACCGACATCACCGCCACG GAGTGGTGCGACAAGCAGATGGAGTTCGTGCTGGAGCACGGCAAGCCGGAGAGGACCGAGGCCATGAAGGCCGGCTCTGACCGCCACGCCCAGCTCGAGCAAGAG GTTATTGAGAGAGTCGATATTGCCGTTAGATCTGCAGAAGAATCGTGGGCagtcaaattcatgaactttatcatTGGATCAAACCAATTATTGTTCAACGGCATGACACGTGAACTTCCAGT GATTGGGGTTGTTGAAGGTTCATGGATGGTAGGAATTATTGATGAACTCCGAATGCCTATGGATGGAATTTCTTTTCATCCAGTTCTAGTGGATACAAAGACACGTTTCAAAGCAACAATTCCCTCGGAAGCACAGAAAAGAAATGGAAG GCTTCAGCTGATGTGTTATAAGTACCTATGGGACAATTCAATTTCTGAGAAATTCCCAACAGAGAATTTCTTCAGCTATTTTGACTTGAACCCCAACTTCTTGTTATCAGATGACGTCAAGCGGTACATTAGCTCAATTGGTTTCAATGCACAG ACTTTCGGGGATGTATTGAAATACTACAAGATTACGTGTCATACACTGTCACAATCTCAAGAACAGCTGATCTTGAG ATATGAACTGCAGGAAGATCATTCCCTGCTAGAAGAATACCAGTTCTCTTATGATGCTCAGTGGTTCAAGGATCAAATCCAAGAAGCCTTTAACTTCTGGCGGGGGGCACGAGAACCTAAATATGTGACTGAAGAGGAGGGTTGGAAATGTAAATTCTGCAAATTCGCACCGAGTTGCCCGAAGATGCCTTCCACCTCAAGGTGTTGA
- the LOC123161835 gene encoding exonuclease V, chloroplastic isoform X2 has protein sequence MRPELEVEIVSDEEMAIIEAALAAAAAARPLLSSAAVRGAATLSCAAFPPAGDIEDSAPPPRRSLLSRFRERRALSVTDITATEWCDKQMEFVLEHGKPERTEAMKAGSDRHAQLEQEVIERVDIAVRSAEESWAVKFMNFIIGSNQLLFNGMTRELPVIGVVEGSWMVGIIDELRMPMDGISFHPVLVDTKTRFKATIPSEAQKRNGRLQLMCYKYLWDNSISEKFPTENFFSYFDLNPNFLLSDDVKRYISSIGFNAQTFGDVLKYYKITCHTLSQSQEQLILR, from the exons ATGCGCCCTGAGCTCGAGGTGGAGATCGTCAGCGACGAGGAGATGGCCATCAtagaggccgcgctcgccgccgccgccgcagcgcggcccctcctctcctccgccgccgtccgCGGCGCCGCCACCCTCTCCTGCGCGGCCTTCCCGCCCGCCGGCGACATCGAggactccgcgccgccgccgcggaggTCGCTGCTGTCCCGGTTCCGGGAGCGCCGGGCCCTCTCCGTCACCGACATCACCGCCACG GAGTGGTGCGACAAGCAGATGGAGTTCGTGCTGGAGCACGGCAAGCCGGAGAGGACCGAGGCCATGAAGGCCGGCTCTGACCGCCACGCCCAGCTCGAGCAAGAG GTTATTGAGAGAGTCGATATTGCCGTTAGATCTGCAGAAGAATCGTGGGCagtcaaattcatgaactttatcatTGGATCAAACCAATTATTGTTCAACGGCATGACACGTGAACTTCCAGT GATTGGGGTTGTTGAAGGTTCATGGATGGTAGGAATTATTGATGAACTCCGAATGCCTATGGATGGAATTTCTTTTCATCCAGTTCTAGTGGATACAAAGACACGTTTCAAAGCAACAATTCCCTCGGAAGCACAGAAAAGAAATGGAAG GCTTCAGCTGATGTGTTATAAGTACCTATGGGACAATTCAATTTCTGAGAAATTCCCAACAGAGAATTTCTTCAGCTATTTTGACTTGAACCCCAACTTCTTGTTATCAGATGACGTCAAGCGGTACATTAGCTCAATTGGTTTCAATGCACAG ACTTTCGGGGATGTATTGAAATACTACAAGATTACGTGTCATACACTGTCACAATCTCAAGAACAGCTGATCTTGAGGTAA